In Pseudonocardia sp. C8, one genomic interval encodes:
- a CDS encoding Insertion element protein produces MSERAAPFYCPYCGEEDIRPAERSERVPGAAWWCAGCLRTFVVTFVGIGVPETSGAES; encoded by the coding sequence ATGAGCGAGCGCGCCGCGCCGTTCTACTGCCCGTACTGCGGCGAGGAGGACATCCGGCCGGCCGAACGGTCCGAACGGGTCCCCGGCGCCGCGTGGTGGTGCGCCGGCTGCCTGCGGACGTTCGTCGTGACGTTCGTCGGGATCGGCGTCCCCGAGACCTCCGGAGCGGAATCATGA
- a CDS encoding NAD-dependent protein deacetylase encodes MTSPARGVTTDPGAAFELLAGRRLVALTGAGLSTDSGIPDYRGPGSRPRNPMTYDEFVSGERARRRYWARSHVGWARMRRADPNPGHRALAALEAAGIVEGLITQNVDGLHAAAGHRAVIDLHGRIDEVVCLGCGRVSAREELAARLTALNPGFTEAHSAEVETAPDGDAAVEITDGFRVAPCTRCGGSLKPHVVFFGENVPKERVSRCYALVGSLTPHDGALLVAGSSLTVMSGLRFVRAARGAGVPVVIVNRGATRGDVLADVRVDAGCSEVLGALAALPV; translated from the coding sequence ATGACCTCCCCCGCCCGCGGCGTCACCACCGACCCGGGCGCGGCCTTCGAGCTCCTCGCCGGACGCCGGCTGGTCGCCCTCACCGGCGCGGGCCTGTCCACCGACTCCGGGATCCCCGACTACCGGGGCCCGGGGTCGCGGCCGCGGAACCCGATGACCTACGACGAGTTCGTGTCCGGCGAGCGCGCCCGGCGGCGGTACTGGGCGCGCAGCCACGTCGGCTGGGCCCGGATGCGCCGCGCCGACCCGAACCCCGGGCACCGGGCGCTGGCCGCGCTCGAGGCCGCCGGGATCGTCGAGGGGCTCATCACCCAGAACGTCGACGGCCTGCACGCCGCCGCCGGGCACCGTGCGGTGATCGACCTGCACGGCCGGATCGACGAGGTCGTCTGCCTGGGCTGCGGCCGGGTCTCCGCGCGCGAGGAGCTGGCGGCCCGGCTGACGGCGTTGAACCCCGGGTTCACCGAGGCCCACAGCGCGGAGGTCGAGACCGCCCCGGACGGTGACGCCGCCGTCGAGATCACCGACGGGTTCCGGGTCGCACCCTGCACGCGCTGCGGCGGGTCGCTGAAACCGCACGTGGTGTTCTTCGGGGAGAACGTGCCGAAGGAGCGGGTGTCCCGCTGCTACGCGCTCGTGGGGTCGCTGACCCCGCACGACGGCGCGCTGCTGGTCGCGGGGTCGTCCCTGACCGTCATGTCCGGGCTGCGGTTCGTCCGTGCGGCCCGCGGGGCCGGGGTGCCGGTGGTGATCGTGAACCGGGGCGCCACCCGCGGTGACGTGCTGGCCGACGTCCGGGTGGACGCGGGCTGCTCGGAGGTGCTGGGGGCGCTGGCCGCCCTGCCGGTCTGA
- the hemW gene encoding radical SAM family heme chaperone HemW, with translation MAHSADVTAVPPAFGIYVHVPFCATRCGYCDFNTYTASELAGDAASPDGWLAAARKEIALAARTVGDRTVDTVFVGGGTPSLLGADRLSAVLAAIRSELPVAPDCEVTTESNPESTSPAFFERLRAGGYTRVSLGMQSAAPHVLAVLDRTHTPGRAVAAAREARAAGFGHVNLDLIYATPGETDDDLRRSADAVLEAGVDHVSAYSLIVEDGTALARRVRRGELPAPDDDVAAARYEILDRRLHEAGLRWYEVSNWSSPGAECRHNLGYWRDGDWWGVGPGAHSHLAGSRWWNVKHPARWAGLLAADASPEAGREELTAAQQHTERVMLRLRLADGMPLDLLDGGGRAAAGRAVAEGLLEAGAHAAGRAVLTGRGRLLADRVVTDLLLAEDEPVGAPR, from the coding sequence CTGGCACACTCGGCGGACGTGACAGCCGTACCTCCGGCCTTCGGGATCTACGTCCACGTGCCGTTCTGCGCCACCCGGTGCGGCTACTGCGACTTCAACACCTACACCGCCTCCGAGCTCGCGGGCGACGCCGCGTCGCCGGACGGCTGGCTGGCAGCCGCCCGGAAGGAGATCGCGCTGGCCGCGCGGACGGTCGGCGACCGCACGGTGGACACCGTGTTCGTCGGCGGCGGGACGCCGTCGCTGCTCGGGGCCGACCGGCTGTCCGCGGTGCTGGCCGCGATCCGGTCCGAGCTCCCCGTCGCGCCGGACTGCGAGGTGACCACCGAGTCCAACCCCGAGTCGACCTCGCCGGCGTTCTTCGAGCGCCTGCGGGCCGGCGGCTACACCCGCGTCTCGCTCGGCATGCAGTCCGCGGCCCCGCACGTCCTCGCCGTCCTCGACCGCACCCACACGCCCGGCCGCGCGGTGGCGGCCGCCCGCGAGGCCCGGGCGGCCGGGTTCGGCCACGTCAACCTGGACCTCATCTACGCGACGCCGGGGGAGACCGACGACGACCTCCGCCGCTCCGCGGACGCCGTGCTCGAGGCCGGTGTCGACCACGTCTCGGCGTACTCCCTGATCGTCGAGGACGGCACCGCGCTGGCCCGCCGCGTGCGCCGCGGCGAGCTGCCCGCCCCGGACGACGACGTGGCCGCCGCCCGCTACGAGATCCTCGACCGGCGCCTGCACGAGGCCGGGCTGCGCTGGTACGAGGTGTCCAACTGGTCGTCGCCCGGCGCCGAGTGCCGGCACAACCTGGGCTACTGGCGCGACGGCGACTGGTGGGGCGTCGGCCCGGGCGCGCACTCGCACCTGGCCGGGAGCCGCTGGTGGAACGTCAAGCACCCGGCCCGCTGGGCCGGCCTGCTCGCCGCGGACGCGTCCCCCGAGGCGGGGCGCGAGGAGCTGACCGCCGCCCAGCAGCACACCGAGCGGGTCATGCTGCGGCTGCGGCTGGCCGACGGGATGCCGCTGGACCTGCTGGACGGCGGCGGGCGGGCCGCCGCGGGCCGCGCCGTCGCCGAGGGGCTGCTCGAGGCCGGCGCGCACGCCGCCGGCCGCGCGGTGCTGACCGGCCGGGGCCGGCTGCTGGCCGACCGGGTGGTGACCGATCTCCTCCTCGCCGAGGACGAGCCGGTCGGCGCGCCCCGCTGA
- a CDS encoding sulfite exporter TauE/SafE family protein encodes MFDPSLALAGLLVGFLVGLTGMGGGALLTPLLVLVFKVSPLTAISSDLLTSLVMKPVGAAVHARRRTVHWRLTGWLVLGGVPAGFLGAVIVGMLGKGVGVEDRLKVVIGIALVASVLTTLFRQVMDRRARRDNAVDHDVPIDVRPVRTVLIGVVGGLAVGMTSVGAGSLIIAMLLLAYPQLHPSRLVGTDIVQAIPLVAAATLGHLFFGDVQVGLAVALLAGALPGVWLGAVASSAGSGRLIKPVVTAVLLASALALLGVGQAGVLIGTAIAVVVTVALLPRRQQPATPAEPDRRLDPVS; translated from the coding sequence ATGTTCGACCCCTCCCTCGCTCTCGCCGGACTGCTCGTCGGGTTCCTCGTCGGGCTCACCGGCATGGGCGGTGGTGCCCTGCTGACGCCGCTGCTGGTCCTGGTCTTCAAGGTCAGCCCGCTGACGGCGATCTCGTCCGATCTCCTCACCTCGCTCGTCATGAAGCCGGTCGGGGCGGCCGTGCACGCGCGGCGCCGCACCGTCCACTGGCGACTCACCGGCTGGCTGGTGCTGGGTGGCGTCCCGGCCGGGTTCCTCGGCGCGGTGATCGTCGGGATGCTGGGCAAGGGGGTCGGGGTGGAGGACCGGCTGAAGGTCGTCATCGGGATCGCGCTGGTCGCATCGGTTCTGACCACGCTGTTCCGGCAGGTGATGGACCGGCGTGCCCGCCGCGACAACGCGGTCGACCACGACGTGCCGATCGACGTCCGCCCGGTGCGGACGGTCCTGATCGGTGTGGTGGGCGGCCTCGCGGTCGGGATGACGTCGGTCGGTGCGGGTTCGCTGATCATCGCGATGCTGCTGCTGGCCTACCCGCAGCTGCACCCGTCGCGGCTGGTCGGGACGGACATCGTGCAGGCCATCCCGCTCGTCGCCGCCGCGACCCTGGGCCACCTGTTCTTCGGTGACGTGCAGGTCGGGCTGGCGGTGGCACTGCTGGCCGGTGCGCTGCCGGGGGTCTGGCTCGGTGCCGTCGCCTCGTCGGCCGGCTCCGGACGCCTGATCAAGCCGGTGGTCACCGCGGTGCTGCTCGCCTCGGCGCTGGCGTTGCTGGGCGTCGGCCAGGCCGGCGTGCTGATCGGGACCGCGATCGCCGTCGTCGTCACCGTCGCGCTGCTTCCGCGCCGGCAGCAGCCCGCGACGCCCGCCGAGCCGGACCGCCGCCTCGACCCGGTCAGCTGA
- a CDS encoding sulfite exporter TauE/SafE family protein, translated as MRTLIVFALVGLAAQLVDGALGMAYGVTSTSLLLVTGINPATASASVHLAEVGTTIASGAAHWRFGNVDWKLVAKLGVPGAIGAFLGATVLSALSTEDAAPYMSGILLALGVYILLRFSVRPPKVATARRSPHGAAFLSPLGLVAGFVDASGGGGWGPVSTPALLGAGRTAPRTVIGSVDTSEFLVAVAASVGFLVGLGHEVLDPFTVGGLLLGGVVAAPLAAWLVTRLPAPVLGTAVGGIIILTNARTILRALDVAAPTTIATYLVIVAGWVAALSVAVARVRRSRVEGAAVPEEAGATTS; from the coding sequence GTGCGCACACTCATCGTCTTCGCGCTGGTCGGGCTCGCCGCCCAGCTGGTCGACGGCGCCCTCGGCATGGCCTACGGCGTCACGTCCACGTCCCTGCTCCTGGTGACCGGCATCAACCCGGCCACCGCCAGTGCCTCGGTGCACCTGGCCGAGGTGGGCACGACGATCGCGTCCGGCGCCGCCCACTGGCGGTTCGGCAACGTCGACTGGAAGCTCGTCGCCAAGCTGGGCGTGCCCGGTGCGATCGGCGCGTTCCTGGGTGCGACCGTCCTGTCCGCGCTGTCCACCGAGGACGCCGCCCCGTACATGTCCGGGATCCTGCTGGCGCTGGGCGTCTACATCCTGCTGCGCTTCTCGGTCCGGCCGCCGAAGGTCGCGACCGCACGGAGGTCCCCGCACGGTGCGGCGTTCCTGTCCCCGCTCGGCCTGGTCGCCGGGTTCGTCGACGCCTCGGGAGGCGGCGGCTGGGGCCCGGTCTCCACCCCGGCGCTGCTGGGTGCGGGGCGGACCGCGCCGCGGACCGTCATCGGCTCGGTCGACACCTCGGAGTTCCTGGTCGCGGTGGCCGCCAGCGTCGGCTTCCTGGTCGGGCTCGGCCACGAGGTCCTCGACCCGTTCACCGTCGGCGGGCTGCTGCTCGGCGGCGTGGTCGCGGCACCGCTCGCGGCGTGGCTGGTCACCAGGCTCCCGGCACCGGTACTGGGCACCGCGGTCGGCGGCATCATCATCCTCACCAACGCCCGGACCATCCTGCGGGCGCTGGACGTCGCGGCCCCGACGACGATCGCGACCTACCTCGTGATCGTCGCCGGCTGGGTGGCCGCGCTGTCGGTCGCCGTGGCGCGCGTGCGCCGCAGCCGCGTCGAGGGTGCGGCCGTTCCCGAGGAGGCCGGCGCCACCACGTCCTGA
- a CDS encoding nitrite/sulfite reductase — MAPSKTAPGRVRGQGQWKLGHREPLNPNERFKKDDNPLNVRARIENVYSTRGFGSIDPQDLRGRMRWWGLYTQRRPGIDGGRTAALEPEELEDEYFMMRVRLDGGAVSVAQLRALGEVSQTYARDTADVTDRENIQYHWIRIEDVPAIWDKLEGLGMQTTEACGDCPRVVLGSPVAGVADAEVVDPTPAIDEIVRRYIGDPELSNLPRKFKTAISWQQDVAHEVNDVSFVGVEHPEHGPGFDLWVGGGLSTNPKLAQRLGVWVPLDEVPEVWLAVTRVFRDYGYRRLRNRARIKFLIADWGPEKFRQVMEDEYLGRKMIDGPAPEIPERPIDHVGVFRQKDGRNYVGVAPPSGRVSGTTLVAVADAAERAGSDRIRFTPYQKIVVLDVADDKLDGLIEDLNKLGLPAEPSTWRRSTMACTGIEFCKLAIVETKERAIRLVEDLEKRLADIVPDVPISLHLNGCPNACARTQVADIGLKGQIVLDADGNQVEGFQVHLGGGLGLDSGFGRKLRGLKVTSAELGEYVERVVRRFAEQRTEGERFAQWVLRADEADLK; from the coding sequence ATGGCGCCCTCGAAGACTGCCCCCGGCCGTGTACGCGGCCAGGGCCAGTGGAAGCTCGGCCACCGCGAGCCGCTGAACCCCAACGAGCGGTTCAAGAAGGACGACAACCCGCTCAACGTCCGGGCCCGCATCGAGAACGTGTACTCCACGCGCGGGTTCGGCTCGATCGACCCCCAGGACCTGCGCGGCCGGATGCGCTGGTGGGGCCTGTACACCCAGCGCCGGCCCGGTATCGACGGCGGCCGCACCGCCGCGCTCGAGCCCGAGGAGCTCGAGGACGAGTACTTCATGATGCGCGTCCGCCTCGACGGCGGCGCCGTCTCCGTCGCGCAGCTCCGCGCGCTCGGCGAGGTCTCGCAGACCTACGCCCGCGACACCGCCGACGTCACCGATCGGGAGAACATCCAGTACCACTGGATCCGCATCGAGGACGTCCCCGCGATCTGGGACAAGCTCGAGGGTCTGGGCATGCAGACCACCGAGGCGTGCGGGGACTGCCCGCGCGTCGTGCTCGGTTCGCCGGTCGCCGGTGTCGCCGACGCCGAGGTGGTCGACCCCACCCCGGCGATCGACGAGATCGTCCGCCGCTACATCGGGGACCCGGAGCTCTCGAACCTGCCCCGCAAGTTCAAGACCGCGATCTCCTGGCAGCAGGACGTCGCGCACGAGGTCAACGACGTCTCGTTCGTCGGTGTCGAGCACCCCGAGCACGGCCCCGGGTTCGACCTGTGGGTCGGCGGCGGGCTGTCCACCAACCCGAAGCTCGCGCAGCGGCTGGGCGTGTGGGTCCCGCTCGACGAGGTGCCCGAGGTGTGGCTCGCCGTCACCCGGGTCTTCCGGGACTACGGCTACCGCAGGCTGCGCAACCGCGCCCGGATCAAGTTCCTCATCGCCGACTGGGGCCCCGAGAAGTTCCGCCAGGTGATGGAGGACGAGTACCTGGGCCGGAAGATGATCGACGGCCCGGCCCCGGAGATCCCCGAGCGCCCGATCGACCACGTGGGCGTGTTCCGGCAGAAGGACGGCCGGAACTACGTCGGCGTCGCCCCGCCGTCCGGCCGGGTCTCGGGCACCACGCTGGTCGCCGTCGCGGACGCCGCCGAGCGCGCCGGGTCGGACCGGATCCGGTTCACCCCGTACCAGAAGATCGTCGTGCTGGACGTGGCCGACGACAAGCTGGACGGCCTCATCGAGGACCTCAACAAGCTCGGCCTGCCCGCGGAGCCCTCGACCTGGCGCCGGTCCACGATGGCCTGCACCGGCATCGAGTTCTGCAAGCTCGCGATCGTCGAGACCAAGGAGCGCGCGATCCGGCTGGTCGAGGACCTCGAGAAGCGACTCGCCGACATCGTCCCGGACGTGCCGATCTCGCTGCACCTCAACGGCTGCCCGAATGCCTGCGCCCGCACCCAGGTCGCCGACATCGGCCTGAAGGGCCAGATCGTGCTCGACGCCGACGGCAACCAGGTCGAGGGCTTCCAGGTGCACCTCGGCGGCGGGCTCGGCCTCGACTCGGGGTTCGGCCGCAAGCTGCGCGGGCTCAAGGTCACCAGCGCCGAGCTGGGCGAGTACGTCGAGCGGGTCGTGCGGCGGTTCGCCGAGCAGCGCACCGAGGGCGAGCGGTTCGCCCAGTGGGTGCTGCGTGCCGACGAGGCGGACCTGAAATGA
- a CDS encoding phosphoadenylyl-sulfate reductase produces MSVALETDLRATAERGAAELGPDATAEQLLAWAAETFGDRLIVASNMQDAVLVDLAYRAKPDVEILFLETGYHFAETIGTRDAVDAVYPELTIVNAAAEQTVAEQDAEYGKDLFAREPDRCCALRKVVPLQRTLSGYDAWVTGVRRVEAPTRANTPLITYDDKFGLVKINPIAAWSDEDMHAYIAEHGILVNPLVDAGYPSIGCAPCTAKPQPGEDPRSGRWAGRAKTECGLHA; encoded by the coding sequence ATGAGCGTTGCCCTCGAGACCGACCTGCGCGCCACGGCCGAGCGCGGTGCGGCGGAGCTGGGCCCGGACGCGACCGCCGAGCAGCTGCTCGCGTGGGCCGCGGAGACCTTCGGCGACCGGCTGATCGTCGCGTCCAACATGCAGGACGCCGTGCTGGTCGACCTGGCCTACCGGGCGAAGCCGGACGTCGAGATCCTCTTCCTGGAGACCGGCTACCACTTCGCCGAGACGATCGGAACCCGGGACGCGGTCGACGCCGTCTACCCCGAGCTGACGATCGTCAACGCGGCCGCCGAGCAGACCGTCGCCGAGCAGGACGCCGAGTACGGCAAGGATCTGTTCGCCCGCGAGCCGGACCGTTGCTGCGCGCTGCGCAAGGTCGTCCCGCTGCAGCGGACCCTGTCCGGCTACGACGCGTGGGTGACCGGCGTGCGCCGGGTGGAGGCCCCGACCCGGGCGAACACCCCGCTGATCACCTACGACGACAAGTTCGGCCTGGTCAAGATCAACCCGATCGCGGCCTGGAGCGACGAGGACATGCACGCCTACATCGCCGAGCACGGGATCCTGGTGAACCCGCTCGTCGACGCCGGCTACCCGAGCATCGGCTGCGCGCCCTGCACCGCGAAGCCCCAGCCCGGCGAGGATCCGCGTTCCGGCCGCTGGGCCGGGCGGGCCAAGACCGAGTGCGGGCTGCACGCATGA
- the cysD gene encoding sulfate adenylyltransferase subunit CysD, with the protein MTAPAQSPALDALDALESEAIHVFREVAGEFDRPVILFSGGKDSTLLVHLAVKAFAPAPVPFPLLHVDTGHNYPEVIEFRDSLAARLNLRLEVARVEDYLADGRLVERADGTRNPLQTQPLLDAIAEHRFDAVFGGGRRDEERARAKERIMSLRDAFGRWDPRKQRPELWNLYNGRHAPGEHVRVFPISNWTELDVWRYIKRENIELPSIYYAHEREVFRRDGMWLAEGPWGGPRDGETLERRSVRYRTVGDGSCTGAVESTASTLDEVIAEVTASRLTERGATRADDRLSEAAMEDRKKEGYF; encoded by the coding sequence GTGACCGCGCCCGCGCAGTCCCCTGCGCTCGACGCCCTCGACGCGCTCGAGTCGGAGGCGATCCACGTCTTCCGCGAGGTCGCCGGCGAGTTCGACCGCCCGGTGATCCTGTTCTCCGGCGGCAAGGACTCCACCCTGCTGGTGCACCTGGCCGTCAAGGCGTTCGCCCCGGCCCCGGTGCCGTTCCCGCTGCTGCACGTCGACACCGGGCACAACTACCCCGAGGTCATCGAGTTCCGGGACTCCCTCGCCGCCCGGCTGAACCTTCGGCTCGAGGTGGCCCGGGTCGAGGACTACCTGGCCGACGGCCGGCTGGTCGAGCGCGCCGACGGCACCCGCAACCCGCTGCAGACCCAGCCCCTGCTGGACGCGATCGCCGAGCACCGCTTCGACGCCGTGTTCGGCGGCGGGCGCCGCGACGAGGAGCGCGCCCGGGCCAAGGAACGCATCATGAGCCTGCGCGACGCGTTCGGCCGCTGGGACCCGCGCAAGCAGCGCCCGGAGCTGTGGAACCTCTACAACGGACGGCACGCGCCCGGCGAGCACGTCCGCGTGTTCCCGATCTCGAACTGGACCGAGCTGGACGTCTGGCGCTACATCAAGCGCGAGAACATCGAGCTGCCGTCGATCTACTACGCGCACGAGCGCGAGGTCTTCCGCCGCGACGGCATGTGGCTGGCCGAGGGCCCGTGGGGCGGCCCGCGCGACGGGGAGACCCTCGAGCGGAGGTCCGTGCGGTACCGGACCGTCGGCGACGGCTCGTGCACCGGCGCCGTCGAGTCGACGGCGTCCACCCTGGACGAGGTGATCGCCGAGGTGACCGCGTCCCGGCTCACCGAGCGCGGCGCCACCCGGGCCGACGACCGGCTGTCCGAGGCCGCCATGGAGGACCGCAAGAAGGAGGGCTACTTCTGA
- a CDS encoding enoyl-CoA hydratase family protein, producing the protein MAFTADTPRAELVHLDVAAGVATITLDSPHNRNALSAQLRRELLAHLDAAIADDAVRVIVLSHTGTVFCAGMDLKESKGADAQQQGVTEVPRILATLWESPKPVVARLAGPARAGGIGLVAACDVAVAAENATFAFSEVRIGVVPAVISVTVLPRLSARAAHELFLTGETFDAHRAARIGLINSAVPADDLDDEVTRYTRMLRLGAPGALAGAKQMLRRERPATMADDFAAMNALSASYFASEEGQEGIRAFAEKRTPSWVPQD; encoded by the coding sequence GTGGCTTTCACCGCTGACACGCCCCGCGCCGAGCTCGTCCACCTCGACGTCGCCGCCGGCGTCGCGACGATCACTTTGGACTCCCCGCACAACCGCAACGCGCTCTCCGCGCAGCTGCGCCGGGAGCTGCTCGCACACCTCGACGCCGCGATCGCCGACGACGCGGTACGGGTGATCGTCCTGTCCCACACCGGCACCGTGTTCTGTGCCGGCATGGACCTGAAGGAGTCGAAGGGCGCGGACGCGCAGCAGCAGGGCGTGACCGAGGTGCCGAGGATCCTGGCGACGCTGTGGGAGTCGCCGAAGCCGGTCGTCGCCCGGCTGGCCGGCCCGGCCCGCGCAGGCGGCATCGGCCTGGTCGCCGCGTGCGACGTCGCGGTCGCCGCCGAGAACGCCACGTTCGCCTTCTCCGAGGTCCGGATCGGGGTGGTCCCCGCGGTCATCTCGGTCACGGTGCTGCCGCGCCTGTCCGCCCGCGCGGCACACGAGCTGTTCCTCACCGGCGAGACGTTCGACGCCCACCGCGCCGCCCGGATCGGACTGATCAACAGCGCGGTGCCGGCCGACGACCTGGACGACGAGGTCACCCGCTACACGCGCATGCTGCGGCTCGGCGCGCCCGGCGCCCTGGCCGGGGCGAAGCAGATGCTCCGCCGCGAGCGTCCCGCGACGATGGCCGACGACTTCGCGGCGATGAACGCGCTGTCGGCGTCGTACTTCGCCTCCGAGGAGGGGCAGGAGGGCATCCGGGCCTTCGCGGAGAAGCGGACGCCGTCCTGGGTGCCGCAGGACTGA
- the hrcA gene encoding heat-inducible transcriptional repressor HrcA, with protein MNADERRFAVLRAIVADYVATQEPVGSKALVDRHNLGVSSATVRNDMAVLEEDGLIAQPHTSAGRIPTDKGYRQFVDRISQVKPLSAAERRAVQTFLEGAVDLDDVLRRSVRLLAQLTRQVAVVQYPTLTRSTVRHLEVVQLTPARLMLVLITDTGRVDQRVVDLGDVLDEADVVRLRDVLGGALNGRKLAEASAAVAELPETGPDDLRGALTQVATVLIETLVEHPEERMVLGGTANLTRSHADFPGSLRQVLEALEEQVVVMRLLAASQESGLVTVRIGEENEAEDLRTASVVTVGYGSGTPLGGMGVVGPTRMDYPGTISAVHAVARYVGEILTGR; from the coding sequence ATGAACGCCGACGAGCGCCGGTTCGCGGTGCTGCGGGCCATCGTCGCCGACTACGTGGCCACCCAGGAGCCGGTCGGGTCGAAGGCGCTCGTCGACCGGCACAACCTCGGCGTGTCGAGCGCGACAGTGCGCAACGACATGGCCGTGCTGGAGGAGGACGGGCTCATCGCCCAGCCGCACACCAGCGCCGGCCGGATCCCCACCGACAAGGGCTACCGCCAGTTCGTGGACCGGATCTCGCAGGTCAAACCGCTGTCGGCGGCGGAGAGGCGGGCGGTGCAGACCTTCCTGGAGGGCGCGGTCGACCTCGATGACGTGCTGCGCCGCTCGGTGCGGCTGCTGGCGCAGCTGACCCGGCAGGTGGCCGTCGTCCAGTACCCGACGCTGACCCGCTCCACGGTGCGGCACCTGGAGGTCGTGCAGCTGACCCCGGCCCGGCTCATGCTCGTGCTGATCACCGACACCGGCCGGGTGGACCAGCGGGTGGTGGACCTCGGCGACGTGCTCGACGAGGCCGACGTCGTCCGGCTGCGGGACGTCCTGGGCGGCGCGCTGAACGGGCGGAAGCTCGCCGAGGCGTCCGCCGCCGTCGCCGAGCTGCCCGAGACCGGCCCGGACGACCTGCGCGGGGCGCTGACCCAGGTCGCGACCGTGCTGATCGAGACCCTGGTCGAGCACCCCGAGGAGCGGATGGTGCTCGGCGGCACCGCGAACCTCACCCGCAGCCACGCCGACTTCCCCGGCTCGCTGCGCCAGGTGCTCGAGGCGCTGGAGGAGCAGGTGGTCGTGATGCGGCTGCTCGCCGCGTCCCAGGAGTCCGGCCTGGTCACCGTGCGGATCGGCGAGGAGAACGAGGCCGAGGACCTGCGGACGGCATCCGTCGTCACGGTCGGGTACGGGTCCGGTACACCCCTCGGGGGAATGGGGGTCGTCGGACCGACCCGGATGGACTACCCGGGCACCATCTCGGCGGTGCATGCGGTCGCCCGATACGTGGGTGAGATCCTGACCGGGCGCTAG
- a CDS encoding sulfate adenylyltransferase subunit 1, whose protein sequence is MVDSAQPRDLLRFATAGSVDDGKSTLVGRLLYDTKSVLADQIEAVERASVDKGMTTPDLSLLVDGLRAEREQGITIDVAYRYFGTPSREFVLADTPGHVQYTRNTVTGASTAELAVLLVDARNGVVAQTRRHAAVLSLLRVPRLVLAINKIDLIDYDEAKIAGIGKEFVELTRSLGFADDAVQVIPVSALVGDNVATRSDETPWYEGPTLLEHLESVPVEGPDAEAPFRLPVQYVIRPRAAAGAAGDDLHDYRGYAGQVASGTVRPGDEVVVLPEGHRTTVSEVRTADGPLDGAGAGLSVTVLLADDIDAPRGAMIAAAADPPEVTSELDATLCWLHEKPLAPGARLLLKHGTRTTQVIVGALTSRLDTETVSYIDAPDELAINDIGRVSLRVADPLPVDPYARIRTTGGFVLIDPPTGNTLAAGLVGDPLASVPAAI, encoded by the coding sequence ATGGTCGACTCGGCCCAGCCCCGCGACCTCCTGCGGTTCGCCACCGCAGGTTCCGTGGACGACGGCAAGTCCACACTGGTCGGCAGGCTGCTCTACGACACCAAGTCGGTGCTCGCCGACCAGATCGAGGCCGTCGAGCGCGCCTCGGTCGACAAGGGCATGACCACGCCCGACCTGTCGCTGCTCGTCGACGGCCTGCGCGCCGAGCGCGAGCAGGGCATCACCATCGACGTCGCCTACCGCTACTTCGGCACGCCGTCCCGGGAGTTCGTCCTCGCCGACACCCCCGGGCACGTGCAGTACACCCGTAACACCGTCACCGGCGCCTCCACGGCCGAGCTCGCGGTGCTGCTGGTCGACGCCCGCAACGGCGTCGTCGCGCAGACCCGGCGGCACGCCGCGGTGCTGTCGCTGCTGCGGGTGCCGCGGCTGGTCCTCGCGATCAACAAGATCGACCTCATCGACTACGACGAGGCCAAGATCGCCGGCATCGGCAAGGAGTTCGTCGAGCTGACCCGCTCGCTGGGCTTCGCCGACGACGCCGTCCAGGTCATCCCGGTCTCGGCGCTGGTCGGCGACAACGTCGCCACCCGCAGCGACGAGACCCCCTGGTACGAGGGCCCGACCCTGCTCGAGCACCTCGAGTCGGTGCCGGTCGAGGGGCCGGACGCCGAGGCGCCGTTCCGGCTGCCGGTGCAGTACGTGATCCGCCCGCGGGCCGCCGCCGGCGCGGCGGGGGACGACCTGCACGACTACCGGGGCTACGCCGGCCAGGTCGCGTCCGGCACCGTGCGGCCCGGGGACGAGGTCGTCGTCCTCCCGGAGGGGCACCGCACCACGGTCTCCGAGGTCCGCACGGCCGACGGTCCGCTCGACGGTGCCGGGGCCGGGCTCAGCGTCACCGTACTGCTGGCCGACGACATCGACGCCCCGCGCGGCGCGATGATCGCCGCCGCGGCCGACCCGCCGGAGGTCACCTCCGAGCTCGACGCGACCCTGTGCTGGCTTCACGAGAAGCCGCTGGCGCCCGGGGCGCGGCTGCTGCTCAAGCACGGCACCCGCACCACCCAAGTGATCGTCGGTGCGCTGACCTCCCGGCTGGACACCGAGACGGTGTCCTACATCGACGCCCCGGACGAGCTGGCGATCAACGACATCGGACGGGTGTCGCTGCGGGTCGCGGACCCGTTGCCGGTCGACCCGTACGCCCGGATCCGGACGACCGGTGGGTTCGTGCTCATCGACCCGCCGACCGGCAACACGCTCGCGGCCGGGCTGGTCGGGGATCCGCTCGCATCCGTGCCCGCCGCGATCTGA